CAGCTGTTGGGCTGATGGCTGAAACATGCTGTTGTGCAATTGCCGGGCGATTGCCCCTAGCCCCTTGCCCCCATTTGGCCCAGCCATCCCCTTTGAGGGTTCGCAAGAGCGGTCCGAAAGCCCCCTCTCGGTGGCTGACCTTCTCGCCGTTTTGCGCCAGCGCTGGCAGCGCAGCTACGACCTCCAGCTGGTGCAGCGCCGGGGGCGCTTCTACTTCCAGGTGATGTGGGCCTACCTCGAGCAGCAGTCGTTTCCGATGGCCGAGGCGGCCTACCTGGCCAAGCTCGAGGAGCTGGTGGGTCTGCTCAATGGCCTGGGGGTGGCCGACCAGGTGCGCCATTGGCTCTGCACCACTTCAGACAAGCCGCGATTGGGTCGCGCCATGAACCTGCCCCTGGAAATTGACCCGGGGCGGGCCAGTGAATTTGTGCTTTAGGGACTGGCCTCAGCTGCTGGAGCTCCTGCCCTCAGCTGCTGGTGCTGGCGCTTGATTTGAACCTCTCGGCCATCGCCACGAGGCCCACCCCGATCAGGAAGAGGGCCGTGATTGCCCCCGAGAGCAGCAGCATTGTGACTGGATCGGTCGAGGGGGTCAGTACGGCTCCGGCAATGGCTGCCACCACCACCACCCAGCGCCAGGCCGCCAGCATCGCCCGCGCCTTGATCAGGCCCAGGGCCCCAAGCAAAAGCTGCAACACCGGCAACTGAAAGGCCAGGGCGGTGGCCACCATCAGCAGCAGCACAAAATCTAGATAGCGCTCAATTGACCAACTGGGCTCCACCACATCGGCCCCGTACTCGACTAAAAAGGCCAGGGCCGCGGGCACAAGGGCCCACCAGGCAAAGGCCAGGCCTGCCGCAAAGAGCAGGGCTGAGCCGGCCACTGCTGGCGCCACCAGGCGCCGCTCCCGACTGGTCAGCCCCGGCAGGACAAAGGCCAGCACTTCGTAGAGCACGTAGGGCAGGGCAATCGTCAGCCCCGCGTAGCCAGCCACCTTGATCGACACAAACAGAAATTCGCCTGGGGCCAGCTGGAGAAAGCGAATGCCAGGCGCCGGCATCTCCAGGAGCTTGACCAGGGGTTTCACAAAAACCAGGCAGCCGGCGGCACCAATTACCACCGCCAACAGGCTGCGCAGCACCCGGTTGCGCAGCTCCTCGAGGTGATCCACCAGGGTCATTTCCACTTCGCCAGGGAAGTCGTGACCCTGCGGGTCATGGCTGACCTCGGCAGTGTTGATTCGGATTGGTGCTGGCGGCGGCAGCGGGGTGGGGCTCATGGTTGTCCTGCTGCCAAGAGGCTAAGGGCCCTATCCGGTTCCCCCCAGAGCACTTCCCCCTGGCGGT
This genomic interval from Cyanobium sp. WAJ14-Wanaka contains the following:
- the tatC gene encoding twin-arginine translocase subunit TatC, producing MSPTPLPPPAPIRINTAEVSHDPQGHDFPGEVEMTLVDHLEELRNRVLRSLLAVVIGAAGCLVFVKPLVKLLEMPAPGIRFLQLAPGEFLFVSIKVAGYAGLTIALPYVLYEVLAFVLPGLTSRERRLVAPAVAGSALLFAAGLAFAWWALVPAALAFLVEYGADVVEPSWSIERYLDFVLLLMVATALAFQLPVLQLLLGALGLIKARAMLAAWRWVVVVAAIAGAVLTPSTDPVTMLLLSGAITALFLIGVGLVAMAERFKSSASTSS
- a CDS encoding DUF3067 family protein, which produces MLLCNCRAIAPSPLPPFGPAIPFEGSQERSESPLSVADLLAVLRQRWQRSYDLQLVQRRGRFYFQVMWAYLEQQSFPMAEAAYLAKLEELVGLLNGLGVADQVRHWLCTTSDKPRLGRAMNLPLEIDPGRASEFVL